The Microbacterium paraoxydans genome includes a window with the following:
- the cmk gene encoding (d)CMP kinase, producing MTDTSTISATKFIAIDGPAGSGKSSVSKAIARREGFGYLDTGSAYRALAWHVLDRGADTDDAEAVRAAAADFPVRLGLDPDDRTVRVGDVDVTDAIREPRVSGAVSGVARVPEVRAQVNELFRALVAEAPYPAVVVEGRDITTVVAPDAPVRILLTAAPEVRAARRAGELAGENAAAVADALHKRDASDSAVVDFLNAAEGVEVVDSTALDFPQTIDAVLSVIERLRGADRG from the coding sequence ATGACTGACACCTCCACCATCTCCGCCACGAAGTTCATCGCCATCGACGGGCCCGCCGGGTCCGGGAAGTCGAGCGTCTCCAAGGCGATCGCGCGTCGCGAGGGCTTCGGCTACCTCGACACCGGGTCGGCCTACCGGGCTCTCGCCTGGCATGTGCTCGATCGCGGTGCAGACACCGACGACGCTGAGGCCGTGCGCGCCGCGGCCGCCGACTTCCCCGTCCGCCTCGGGCTCGATCCGGACGACCGCACGGTGCGCGTCGGCGACGTCGACGTGACGGACGCGATCCGCGAACCCCGCGTGTCCGGTGCCGTGAGCGGCGTGGCCCGCGTGCCGGAGGTGCGCGCCCAGGTCAACGAGCTCTTCCGGGCGCTGGTCGCCGAGGCGCCGTACCCGGCCGTCGTCGTCGAAGGACGCGACATCACGACCGTCGTGGCACCGGATGCCCCCGTGCGCATCCTGCTGACCGCGGCACCGGAGGTGCGGGCCGCCCGTCGCGCGGGCGAACTCGCGGGCGAGAACGCCGCCGCCGTGGCGGATGCCCTGCACAAGCGCGACGCCTCCGACAGTGCGGTCGTCGACTTCCTCAACGCCGCGGAGGGCGTGGAGGTCGTCGACTCGACCGCACTCGATTTCCCCCAGACCATCGACGCCGTCCTCTCGGTGATCGAACGACTCCGAGGAGCAGACCGTGGCTGA
- the scpB gene encoding SMC-Scp complex subunit ScpB: MTDDVTAAETGLPDEPDAATGSELPLSERVEAILFIVDEPIGLVALAAAVGAPVPAVRQTVESLVEDYDGRGAGPRRGFELREVGGGWRLYVREDLDPVVAEFVGGQAPARLSQAALETLAVIAYKQPVTRSQVASIRAVNVDSVVRTLLARGLITELFADSETGAINYGTTDALLQHLGINSLDELPPISPLLDDGADGFDEGTVR, from the coding sequence ATGACCGATGACGTGACCGCGGCAGAGACCGGCCTCCCCGACGAGCCCGACGCCGCGACGGGTTCCGAGCTGCCGCTCAGCGAGCGTGTGGAGGCGATCCTCTTCATCGTCGACGAGCCGATCGGCCTGGTGGCCCTCGCCGCCGCGGTCGGCGCGCCGGTGCCCGCCGTCCGGCAGACGGTCGAGTCGCTGGTCGAGGACTACGACGGTCGAGGCGCGGGTCCGCGGCGCGGCTTCGAACTGCGGGAGGTCGGCGGTGGATGGCGGCTCTACGTCCGCGAGGACCTCGATCCGGTCGTGGCGGAGTTCGTCGGCGGTCAGGCGCCGGCCCGGCTCTCCCAGGCGGCGCTGGAGACGCTCGCGGTGATCGCGTACAAGCAGCCGGTGACCCGGAGCCAGGTGGCCTCGATCCGCGCGGTCAACGTCGACTCCGTGGTCCGCACCCTCCTCGCGCGGGGGCTGATCACCGAACTGTTCGCCGATTCCGAGACCGGCGCGATCAACTACGGCACAACCGATGCACTCCTCCAGCATCTCGGCATCAACTCTCTGGATGAGCTTCCGCCGATCTCGCCGCTCCTCGACGACGGCGCCGACGGCTTCGACGAAGGGACGGTCCGATGA
- a CDS encoding GNAT family N-acetyltransferase, which produces MSTITTALATTARWDDVQHALTGGGDGASCQCIWPVLPNKDWNQTTTPQRTDMFRAEIDEGPPPGLVAYVDGEAAGWIRIGPRTRQARIPRTRMIAASSTEPFDDESVWAVTCFVVRREHRGTGLNTELLDAAIAFARESGARLIEGYPVDTRGEKQRANDLYHGTIRTFLRAGFTEKAVMKPGRVLVALEIAPNGSDSVKA; this is translated from the coding sequence ATGTCGACGATCACGACCGCGCTGGCGACGACCGCCCGCTGGGATGACGTGCAGCACGCGCTCACCGGCGGGGGCGATGGGGCGAGCTGCCAGTGCATCTGGCCGGTGCTGCCGAACAAGGACTGGAATCAGACCACCACGCCTCAGCGCACCGATATGTTCCGCGCCGAGATCGACGAGGGTCCCCCTCCGGGACTGGTCGCGTACGTCGACGGCGAGGCCGCGGGCTGGATCCGTATCGGACCGCGCACCCGGCAAGCCCGGATCCCCCGCACCCGCATGATCGCCGCCTCGAGCACCGAGCCGTTCGACGACGAGTCCGTGTGGGCCGTCACCTGCTTCGTCGTCCGCAGGGAGCATCGGGGAACCGGGCTCAACACCGAACTGCTCGACGCCGCGATCGCCTTCGCGCGGGAGTCGGGTGCCCGTCTCATCGAGGGGTATCCCGTCGACACCCGCGGCGAGAAGCAGCGCGCGAACGATCTGTACCACGGCACGATCAGGACGTTCCTCCGCGCGGGTTTCACGGAGAAGGCGGTGATGAAGCCGGGGCGCGTGCTGGTCGCCCTGGAAATCGCACCGAACGGGAGCGATAGCGTGAAGGCATGA
- the der gene encoding ribosome biogenesis GTPase Der: MADDEYEGGPDQLAEKLEQIDDQLAEQRAETLRAGLADYELDDEDAALLAGVALGEDGIEFLPALPVVAIVGRPNVGKSALVNRILGRREAVVEDTPGVTRDRVTYKAEWNDRRFTVVDTGGWEPDARGIDRSVAAQAEVAIDLSDVVLFVVDAMVGATSTDEHVVKLLRKSGKPVFLVANKIDDARQEPEAAALWNLGLGEPHPVSAIHGRGVADLLDAVLTKLPEISAVAKQEIGGPRRVAILGRPNVGKSSLLNKAAGEERVVVNDLAGTTRDPVDEVVELGGKMWRLVDTAGIRRRVHMAQGADFYASLRTSAALEKAEVAIVVLDVSESISEQDVRIIDLVLESGRALVLAFNKWDRLNDDDLENADRRRYLEREIEQDLAHVAWAPRVNISAKTGRHLDKLVPALEMALENWDRRIPTGKFNAFLAELVAEHPHPVRGGKQPRILFGTQASTRPPTFVLFTTGFLDPGYRRFIQRRLRELYPFEGTPIVINMRVRERRQR; encoded by the coding sequence GTGGCTGACGACGAATATGAAGGCGGTCCCGACCAGCTCGCCGAGAAGCTCGAGCAGATCGATGACCAGCTCGCCGAGCAGCGCGCGGAGACCCTGCGCGCCGGGCTCGCCGACTACGAACTCGACGACGAGGACGCCGCGCTCCTCGCCGGCGTGGCGCTGGGCGAGGACGGCATCGAGTTCCTGCCTGCGCTCCCCGTGGTGGCGATCGTCGGGCGGCCGAACGTGGGCAAGTCCGCGCTCGTGAACCGGATCCTCGGCCGTCGCGAGGCGGTCGTGGAGGACACCCCCGGCGTCACCCGCGACCGCGTCACGTACAAGGCCGAGTGGAACGACCGCCGCTTCACGGTCGTCGACACCGGCGGCTGGGAGCCCGACGCCCGCGGCATCGACCGTTCGGTCGCGGCGCAGGCCGAGGTCGCGATCGACCTCTCCGATGTCGTGCTGTTCGTCGTGGACGCCATGGTGGGCGCCACCTCGACCGACGAGCACGTCGTGAAGCTGCTGCGCAAGAGCGGCAAGCCGGTCTTCCTCGTCGCCAACAAGATCGACGACGCGCGTCAGGAGCCGGAAGCGGCCGCCCTGTGGAACCTCGGTCTCGGGGAGCCGCACCCGGTCTCCGCGATCCACGGTCGTGGTGTCGCCGACCTCCTCGACGCCGTGCTGACGAAGCTGCCGGAGATCTCCGCGGTGGCGAAGCAGGAGATCGGCGGCCCGCGCCGCGTCGCGATCCTCGGACGCCCGAACGTCGGCAAGTCCTCGCTGCTGAACAAGGCCGCGGGGGAGGAGCGTGTGGTCGTCAACGATCTCGCCGGCACGACGCGCGACCCCGTGGACGAGGTCGTGGAGCTCGGCGGCAAGATGTGGCGCCTCGTCGACACGGCCGGTATCCGTCGCCGCGTGCACATGGCGCAGGGCGCCGACTTCTATGCGTCGCTGCGCACGTCGGCCGCGCTGGAGAAGGCCGAGGTCGCCATCGTCGTCCTCGACGTGTCGGAGTCGATCAGCGAGCAGGACGTGCGGATCATCGACCTCGTGCTCGAGTCCGGTCGCGCGCTCGTCCTGGCGTTCAACAAGTGGGATCGCCTCAACGACGACGACCTGGAGAACGCCGACCGCCGCCGCTACCTGGAGCGCGAGATCGAGCAGGACCTCGCCCATGTGGCCTGGGCCCCGCGGGTCAACATCTCGGCGAAGACGGGTCGTCACCTCGACAAGCTCGTCCCCGCGCTCGAGATGGCGCTGGAGAACTGGGACCGCCGCATCCCGACCGGCAAGTTCAACGCGTTCCTCGCCGAGCTCGTCGCCGAGCACCCGCACCCGGTGCGCGGCGGGAAGCAGCCGCGCATCCTCTTCGGGACGCAGGCCTCGACCCGTCCGCCGACGTTCGTGCTGTTCACGACCGGTTTCCTCGACCCGGGCTACCGCCGGTTCATCCAGCGCCGCCTGCGCGAGCTCTACCCGTTCGAGGGCACGCCGATCGTCATCAACATGCGTGTGCGGGAGCGTCGCCAGCGCTGA
- a CDS encoding RNA-binding S4 domain-containing protein, with product MVDSARVDSWLWAVRVYKPRSAATTACRAGHVRVNGDKAKAAQAVRVGDELRIRIAGFDRILIVRQILVKRVGAPLAALAYEDRTPEREPQAALGVRDRGAGRPTKRERRDIDRLRGRGDIQHD from the coding sequence ATGGTCGACAGCGCGCGGGTGGACAGCTGGCTCTGGGCGGTGCGCGTCTACAAGCCCCGGTCAGCGGCGACCACCGCATGCCGTGCGGGGCATGTGCGCGTCAACGGCGACAAGGCGAAGGCTGCACAGGCGGTTCGCGTGGGCGACGAGCTCCGCATCCGCATCGCGGGTTTTGACCGGATCCTGATCGTGCGCCAGATCCTCGTCAAGCGCGTCGGCGCGCCGCTCGCCGCCCTCGCCTACGAGGACCGGACGCCGGAACGCGAGCCGCAGGCAGCCCTCGGCGTCCGGGACCGGGGCGCCGGACGACCGACGAAGCGGGAGCGTCGGGACATCGATCGCCTCCGCGGACGAGGCGATATACAACACGACTGA
- a CDS encoding prephenate dehydrogenase: MTQTTSAPAARKSGAVAPRLSGTVRIVGAGLLGASVGHALRAKGIDVVLTDASPAQLRLAVDYGAGRLPQDDDAPVLVVVAVPPDVTADVIQAELERYPDAVVTDVASVKLEPFRTLRERGVNLARYIGSHPLAGRERGGAISARADLFIGRPWVVCRDEDTTARDLALVEALALDVGAMPLEMTPEEHDRSVALTSHVPQVVASLLAGRLAGAEEGALRLAGQGVRDTTRIAASAPELWVQILGANAGPVVEILDALATDLSEVADALRAPGAPGARRVLAETIRQGNDGVERLPGKHGQNRRFETLVVMVDDTAGQLGRLFGELGELGVNVEDLRLEHSPGAQFGLAEISVDPAALHGAITGLQERGWRIAGNTND, from the coding sequence ATGACCCAGACGACGAGTGCGCCCGCGGCGCGGAAGAGCGGTGCCGTGGCGCCGCGTCTGTCCGGCACCGTGCGCATCGTCGGCGCCGGGCTGCTCGGTGCCAGCGTCGGCCATGCCCTGCGTGCGAAGGGCATCGACGTCGTCCTCACCGACGCGTCCCCTGCGCAGCTGCGCCTCGCCGTCGACTACGGCGCCGGACGCCTTCCGCAGGATGACGACGCCCCGGTGCTCGTCGTCGTGGCCGTGCCGCCGGACGTGACCGCCGACGTGATCCAGGCCGAGCTCGAGCGGTACCCCGACGCCGTCGTGACCGATGTCGCGAGCGTGAAGCTCGAGCCGTTCCGCACACTCCGGGAGCGGGGCGTGAACCTCGCCCGCTACATCGGCTCGCACCCGCTCGCCGGTCGGGAGCGCGGCGGGGCGATCTCGGCCAGGGCCGATCTCTTCATCGGCCGGCCGTGGGTCGTGTGCCGCGACGAGGACACCACCGCGCGCGACCTCGCGCTGGTCGAGGCGCTGGCCCTCGACGTCGGCGCGATGCCGCTGGAGATGACTCCGGAGGAGCACGACCGCTCCGTCGCCCTCACCTCGCACGTGCCGCAGGTCGTCGCGAGCCTCCTCGCCGGTCGTCTGGCCGGGGCCGAGGAGGGCGCTCTCCGCCTGGCCGGGCAGGGCGTGCGAGACACGACGCGCATCGCCGCGTCCGCTCCGGAACTGTGGGTGCAGATCCTCGGGGCCAACGCCGGTCCCGTCGTCGAGATCCTCGACGCGCTCGCGACCGACCTGAGCGAGGTCGCCGACGCGCTGCGCGCTCCCGGGGCCCCGGGTGCCCGACGCGTGCTCGCCGAGACCATCCGCCAGGGCAACGACGGCGTCGAGCGCCTTCCCGGCAAGCACGGGCAGAACCGACGCTTCGAGACACTGGTCGTCATGGTCGACGACACCGCCGGTCAGCTGGGTCGCCTGTTCGGCGAGCTCGGCGAGCTGGGCGTCAACGTCGAGGACCTGCGACTGGAGCACTCTCCGGGCGCGCAGTTCGGCCTCGCCGAGATCAGTGTCGACCCCGCGGCGCTGCACGGCGCGATCACCGGGCTCCAGGAACGCGGCTGGCGCATCGCAGGGAACACCAATGACTGA
- a CDS encoding HNH endonuclease signature motif containing protein: protein MTNQPTDPLSLEERRRVRDAWAETRRRIAALEAEAAELLVAQIAFHDEDVAAAPHHRDAIHRSMVAEYATAARLSTGTMEFAFADALALSTALPRVREAFHTGALSSAHVREVARASAVVAEAIRNRVVAPETMALFETAVLVVAEAETAARTRGHARRVASALVGETITERHRRAADERCVTVRSVDDGLAVLTAILPEWAAVAIADRLSQLTRTVIQARDAGPARDAGTARDAETARDAASGSDEATPRLAPAHHEVLTADRFATDRPCGETRSDTKISSVDGDTFALDPEAESLPADTRTWSQVQADLLTDLLLTADPSAVEGDGLIGVRGRLQVTVAATTLAGLDNRPAELDGHGALHPDIARALAGRDGGWTRLFLDPHGQVIETDAYSPTENMRRLLRARDQHCRFPGCRQPVHRCDIDHTWDHAKGGPTRVDNLAHLCRGHHVLKHPDIPEAHRWTVRQHPGGVLEWRSPLGAVHTDHGPRRVAFV, encoded by the coding sequence ATGACGAACCAGCCGACCGATCCCCTCAGCCTGGAGGAGCGGCGGCGCGTGCGAGACGCCTGGGCTGAGACTCGTCGACGCATCGCGGCGCTGGAGGCAGAGGCTGCCGAGCTGCTGGTGGCGCAGATCGCTTTCCATGACGAAGACGTGGCCGCGGCCCCGCACCACCGCGATGCCATCCACCGCTCGATGGTCGCCGAGTACGCCACGGCGGCGCGTCTTTCCACCGGCACCATGGAGTTCGCGTTCGCTGATGCTCTCGCCCTGAGCACGGCACTCCCCCGCGTGCGAGAGGCCTTCCACACGGGGGCTCTGAGCTCCGCACACGTCCGGGAGGTCGCACGAGCGAGCGCCGTGGTGGCCGAGGCCATCCGCAACCGTGTCGTCGCGCCAGAGACGATGGCACTGTTCGAGACGGCGGTGCTCGTCGTCGCCGAAGCCGAGACCGCGGCGCGCACGCGGGGGCATGCCCGCCGCGTCGCCTCCGCGCTCGTCGGCGAGACGATCACGGAGCGACACCGCCGCGCCGCAGACGAGCGCTGCGTCACGGTGCGATCGGTCGACGACGGCCTCGCGGTCCTGACGGCCATACTCCCGGAATGGGCGGCGGTGGCGATCGCCGACCGGTTGAGCCAGCTCACCCGCACGGTGATCCAGGCCCGCGATGCGGGTCCCGCGCGTGATGCGGGGACTGCGCGTGATGCGGAAACTGCGCGCGATGCGGCATCGGGGTCGGATGAAGCGACGCCGCGTCTGGCACCTGCGCACCACGAAGTGCTGACCGCCGACCGCTTCGCGACGGATCGCCCGTGCGGCGAGACTCGGTCGGACACAAAGATCTCCAGCGTCGACGGCGACACCTTCGCCCTCGATCCCGAGGCGGAATCGCTCCCCGCAGACACCCGCACCTGGAGCCAGGTGCAGGCCGACCTTCTGACCGATCTGCTCCTCACCGCCGATCCGAGCGCCGTCGAGGGCGACGGTCTCATCGGGGTGCGCGGCCGCCTGCAGGTGACCGTGGCGGCGACGACCCTCGCAGGGCTCGACAACCGTCCAGCCGAACTGGACGGACACGGCGCTCTGCACCCGGACATCGCGCGAGCTCTGGCCGGTCGCGACGGGGGCTGGACGCGGTTGTTCCTCGATCCGCACGGGCAGGTCATCGAAACGGACGCCTACAGCCCGACCGAGAACATGCGCCGGTTGCTCCGGGCTCGCGATCAGCACTGCCGGTTCCCCGGATGCCGCCAGCCGGTACACCGCTGCGACATCGACCACACCTGGGATCACGCGAAAGGCGGCCCGACCCGCGTCGACAACCTCGCGCATCTCTGCCGCGGGCATCACGTGCTGAAACACCCCGATATCCCGGAGGCTCACCGCTGGACGGTACGGCAGCACCCCGGCGGGGTCCTGGAATGGCGAAGTCCCCTCGGCGCGGTCCACACCGATCACGGCCCGCGTCGGGTCGCCTTCGTCTGA
- a CDS encoding agmatine deiminase family protein, which produces MGWRMPHEGDRHERTWMAFPRVGVNLGDGAAWRDTAYRAWTDVALAIAEFEPVTMVVDPTEMARARDMLGSAVEIVESPLDEFWMRDFGPTFVLDDDRPGVLGAVDWIFNGWGAPAWAEWQVSAGVARIVAAHVGAEHISSVLVNEGGGIHVDGEGTVLLTETVQLDPNRNPYADRGRVEAELARTIGATTAIWLPRGLTRDYDEFGTNGHVDIVAAFAAPGRVLLHRQDDAGHPDHVVTRELKAFLQDQSDAAGRPLEIIDVPAPETLRDDDGFVDWSYINHLIVNDAVIACGFGEDAADARARDILGAAYPGRQIVTVDARPIFARGGGIHCITQQQPATSEAPA; this is translated from the coding sequence ATGGGCTGGCGGATGCCGCACGAGGGCGATCGGCACGAACGCACCTGGATGGCGTTTCCGCGCGTGGGCGTCAACCTGGGCGACGGTGCCGCCTGGCGCGACACCGCGTACCGCGCGTGGACCGACGTCGCCCTGGCGATCGCCGAGTTCGAACCGGTGACGATGGTCGTGGACCCGACCGAGATGGCGCGGGCGCGGGACATGCTCGGCTCGGCCGTCGAGATCGTCGAGTCGCCGCTGGACGAGTTCTGGATGCGCGATTTCGGCCCGACCTTCGTCCTCGACGACGATCGGCCCGGCGTCCTCGGCGCGGTCGACTGGATCTTCAACGGCTGGGGTGCGCCCGCGTGGGCCGAGTGGCAGGTGTCGGCCGGCGTCGCGCGCATCGTCGCCGCACACGTCGGAGCCGAGCACATCAGTTCGGTGCTCGTGAACGAGGGCGGCGGTATCCACGTCGACGGCGAGGGCACGGTGCTGCTCACCGAGACGGTGCAGCTCGACCCGAACCGCAACCCCTACGCCGACAGAGGCCGCGTCGAGGCCGAACTCGCACGCACGATCGGCGCGACCACAGCCATCTGGCTGCCCCGAGGCCTCACGCGCGACTACGACGAGTTCGGCACCAACGGACACGTCGACATCGTCGCCGCGTTCGCCGCTCCGGGCCGGGTGCTGCTGCACCGCCAGGACGACGCGGGACACCCCGACCACGTCGTCACGCGGGAGCTGAAGGCGTTCCTGCAGGACCAGTCGGATGCCGCGGGCCGCCCGCTCGAGATCATCGACGTCCCGGCCCCCGAGACTCTCCGCGACGACGACGGCTTCGTGGACTGGAGCTACATCAACCACCTCATCGTGAACGACGCCGTGATCGCGTGCGGGTTCGGTGAGGACGCTGCCGATGCCCGTGCGCGGGATATCCTCGGAGCCGCGTACCCCGGGCGACAGATCGTGACCGTCGACGCACGCCCGATCTTCGCGCGCGGCGGCGGCATCCACTGCATCACCCAGCAGCAGCCGGCGACGAGCGAGGCACCCGCATGA
- a CDS encoding pseudouridine synthase, with the protein MTTDAHDSSAPEGVRLQKVLAAAGVASRRVVEQYIVEGRIRVNGQVVTELGRRIDPERDLVDVDGTAVQLDVSKRYVMLNKPTGVVSSMRDESGRPDLRRFTKDYEERLYNVGRLDAETSGLLLLTNDGELAHVLAHPSFGVTKVYIAKVEGSVTAQTISKLTKGIELEDGPIAADKARLLDTSRGSSLVELTLHSGRNRIVRRMMAAVGHPVTELVRRQFGPLHLGTLPAGRTRELSKIELGALLTLARRESGVAEAPGEQESE; encoded by the coding sequence ATGACCACCGACGCCCACGATTCCAGCGCCCCCGAGGGCGTGCGACTGCAGAAGGTGCTCGCCGCGGCTGGTGTCGCCTCCCGTCGGGTCGTCGAGCAGTACATCGTCGAGGGACGCATCCGGGTGAACGGCCAGGTGGTCACCGAGCTCGGCCGCCGCATCGACCCGGAGCGGGACCTCGTGGACGTGGACGGCACCGCGGTGCAGCTCGACGTGTCCAAGCGGTACGTGATGTTGAACAAGCCGACGGGTGTGGTCAGCAGCATGCGCGACGAGAGCGGACGCCCCGATCTCCGACGCTTCACGAAGGACTACGAGGAGCGGCTGTACAACGTCGGGCGTCTGGACGCCGAGACCAGCGGACTGCTGCTGCTCACCAACGACGGCGAGCTCGCGCACGTCCTCGCGCATCCCTCCTTCGGCGTCACCAAGGTCTACATCGCGAAGGTCGAGGGGAGCGTGACGGCGCAGACCATCTCGAAGCTCACGAAGGGCATCGAGCTGGAGGACGGCCCCATCGCCGCCGACAAGGCTCGGCTGCTGGACACGTCGCGCGGCTCGAGCCTCGTGGAGCTCACGCTGCACTCCGGCCGCAACCGGATCGTGCGCCGGATGATGGCCGCGGTCGGCCATCCGGTCACGGAACTCGTGCGGCGGCAGTTCGGTCCGTTGCACCTGGGAACCCTCCCGGCGGGCCGGACGCGGGAACTGAGTAAAATCGAACTCGGCGCGCTGCTGACTCTCGCGCGCCGGGAATCCGGTGTCGCCGAGGCGCCAGGCGAGCAGGAGAGCGAATGA
- a CDS encoding TetR/AcrR family transcriptional regulator codes for MSTSDTRPRTRKTPEQRAGEIYDAAIAIAREKGLSALTLRAVASRAGVAPGLVSHYASSMDELVSRTFRELTASELDDVRTQAETESEPAARVARMISTVLSSDHDDITLVWVDAWSLGRGSAALSVAIDEQMSAWQSFIAQLIEEGRRSGVFRTDDTDAVAWQILAMIDGIAAHALTRRTDAALFAARLAQACETLVGAPQGTIAELLPTR; via the coding sequence ATGTCAACATCCGATACGCGGCCACGGACCAGGAAGACGCCGGAGCAGCGCGCCGGCGAGATCTACGACGCCGCGATCGCGATCGCCAGGGAGAAGGGACTGTCCGCACTGACGCTGCGGGCGGTCGCCAGCAGGGCAGGGGTGGCGCCGGGGCTCGTCTCGCACTACGCATCGAGCATGGATGAGTTGGTCTCGCGCACCTTCCGCGAGCTCACGGCATCCGAACTGGACGACGTCCGCACCCAGGCCGAGACCGAAAGCGAGCCGGCGGCACGGGTGGCACGGATGATCTCCACGGTCCTCAGCAGCGATCACGACGACATCACGCTCGTGTGGGTGGACGCCTGGTCCCTCGGCCGCGGCAGCGCGGCGCTGTCGGTGGCCATCGACGAGCAGATGAGCGCCTGGCAGTCGTTCATCGCGCAGCTCATCGAGGAGGGCCGGCGCTCCGGCGTGTTCCGCACCGACGACACGGATGCCGTGGCCTGGCAGATCCTCGCCATGATCGACGGCATCGCAGCGCATGCGCTGACCCGCCGTACCGACGCCGCGCTGTTCGCCGCTCGGTTGGCACAGGCCTGCGAGACGCTGGTCGGCGCGCCCCAGGGGACGATCGCGGAGCTCCTTCCCACGCGCTGA
- a CDS encoding NUDIX domain-containing protein, with protein MTVVPPAAGEPRRPEGPRDPGDAWVVADTGERYWGRFGAAGLLAVDPERGILLQHRVAWSHFGGTWGLPGGALHEGEAAIVGAVREAQEEAGVPDGAVRPRFTSVLDLGIWSYTTVVADVRTPFDPVISDPESVALSWVPVEDVDGLPLHPGFGAAWPMLRAQLSAHPVVVVDAANVVGSVPDGWWKDRAGAAARLRDRLTGLAVPADDLGLAGDAWFPEVSLVVEGRARDIAEAAAGGSPADAAAAEAGVAGSALDVVRAEGAGDDAIVAEVERRVAGASPVLAVTSDRELQSRVEAAGAQVRPSGWLLRLLDA; from the coding sequence GTGACTGTCGTACCTCCCGCCGCCGGTGAACCGCGTCGCCCCGAGGGGCCCCGCGATCCGGGCGATGCCTGGGTGGTCGCGGACACCGGTGAGCGGTACTGGGGGCGCTTCGGTGCGGCCGGTCTCCTCGCCGTCGACCCGGAGCGCGGCATCCTGCTGCAGCATCGCGTGGCGTGGAGCCACTTCGGCGGCACGTGGGGCCTGCCCGGCGGCGCGCTGCACGAGGGCGAGGCGGCCATCGTGGGCGCCGTGCGGGAGGCGCAGGAGGAGGCGGGAGTGCCGGATGGCGCGGTGCGGCCGCGCTTCACGAGCGTGCTCGACCTCGGCATCTGGTCGTACACCACCGTCGTAGCCGATGTGCGGACGCCGTTCGACCCCGTGATCAGCGACCCCGAGAGCGTCGCGCTGTCGTGGGTGCCCGTCGAGGACGTGGACGGGTTGCCCCTGCACCCCGGCTTCGGTGCGGCGTGGCCGATGCTGCGGGCTCAGCTCTCGGCGCACCCGGTGGTCGTGGTCGACGCCGCCAATGTCGTGGGCTCGGTGCCGGACGGCTGGTGGAAGGATCGCGCCGGAGCCGCCGCACGACTGCGCGATCGTCTGACCGGGCTGGCCGTGCCCGCGGACGACCTCGGCCTCGCGGGGGACGCCTGGTTCCCGGAGGTCTCGCTCGTCGTGGAAGGCCGTGCGCGGGACATCGCGGAGGCCGCTGCGGGGGGATCGCCGGCAGATGCGGCGGCCGCAGAAGCGGGAGTCGCGGGCTCAGCCCTGGACGTCGTGCGTGCGGAGGGCGCCGGTGACGACGCGATCGTGGCCGAGGTCGAACGCCGGGTCGCGGGCGCGTCGCCGGTTCTCGCGGTGACCAGTGACCGCGAGCTGCAGTCCCGCGTCGAGGCCGCCGGGGCGCAGGTGCGCCCGAGCGGCTGGCTCCTCCGTCTTCTCGACGCCTAG
- a CDS encoding lysoplasmalogenase family protein, whose product MQRRTLPPATVWAFVPYAVLSALHVALLALDHDLAAPTKLLLMPLLAVPVLVAARRIHPPVTVALLLVAVLFSWLGDGAGALFPAAPELPLMLAFFGLAHIAYIVLFARHLARRRLPWWTAIYAVWWLAMILVLGPHTGPLLVGVALYGLLLAGTAAFAARCHPLVATGGAFFLASDTILAFRLFLPDALPAWSSPAVMLTYTLGQGLIVAGALVSLQRRAA is encoded by the coding sequence ATGCAGCGCCGCACCCTCCCGCCCGCGACCGTGTGGGCGTTCGTCCCCTACGCCGTACTCTCCGCCTTGCACGTCGCGCTTCTCGCACTGGACCACGATCTCGCGGCTCCGACGAAGCTGCTGCTGATGCCACTGCTCGCGGTACCGGTCCTGGTGGCGGCGCGGCGAATCCACCCACCCGTGACGGTGGCCCTGCTCCTCGTCGCCGTGCTCTTCTCCTGGCTGGGCGACGGCGCGGGCGCGCTGTTCCCCGCGGCACCCGAGCTTCCGCTCATGCTCGCCTTCTTCGGCCTCGCGCACATCGCCTACATCGTCCTCTTCGCCCGCCACCTCGCGCGCCGTCGCCTGCCGTGGTGGACCGCGATCTACGCCGTCTGGTGGCTCGCGATGATCCTCGTCCTCGGCCCGCACACGGGCCCGCTCCTCGTCGGCGTCGCGCTGTATGGCCTGCTCCTCGCGGGCACCGCGGCGTTCGCTGCGCGATGCCATCCGCTCGTCGCGACGGGCGGGGCGTTCTTCCTGGCGAGCGACACGATCCTCGCTTTCCGACTCTTCCTGCCCGACGCGCTCCCGGCCTGGAGCAGCCCCGCCGTGATGCTCACCTATACGCTCGGCCAGGGCCTGATCGTCGCCGGCGCCCTCGTCTCCCTGCAGCGGAGGGCCGCCTGA